The following are encoded in a window of Deltaproteobacteria bacterium genomic DNA:
- a CDS encoding helix-turn-helix domain-containing protein: MYANGTKYLSTREAAAWLGLSPRTLDRYRVSGDGPAFHRFGSRVRYLAADLDDWASARRRLSTSDDGTAGREERP; this comes from the coding sequence ATGTACGCGAACGGCACGAAGTATCTGAGCACGAGGGAGGCGGCCGCATGGCTGGGGCTCTCGCCCCGGACGCTGGACCGCTACCGCGTGAGCGGCGACGGGCCGGCGTTCCACCGGTTCGGGAGCCGGGTGCGGTACCTGGCGGCGGACCTGGACGACTGGGCCTCGGCACGGCGGCGGTTGTCGACGTCGGACGACGGCACGGCCGGACGGGAGGAGAGGCCATGA
- the traL gene encoding type IV conjugative transfer system protein TraL, translating to MARHTIPSRLDDPERWLFWTLDEAAALLGPAVLGLAANAFVTGLAAGVGAWALLRRAKRGGGADVAICALYWFLPSFALGLRGAPPSHARRFIG from the coding sequence GTGGCCAGACACACGATCCCCTCGCGCCTGGACGACCCGGAGCGCTGGCTCTTCTGGACGCTCGACGAGGCGGCGGCGCTCCTGGGGCCGGCGGTCCTGGGACTGGCCGCCAACGCCTTCGTGACCGGGCTCGCGGCGGGGGTCGGGGCGTGGGCGCTGCTGCGCCGCGCCAAGCGGGGTGGGGGCGCGGACGTGGCCATCTGCGCGCTCTACTGGTTCCTGCCGTCCTTCGCGTTGGGGCTCAGGGGAGCGCCGCCGAGCCACGCGCGGCGGTTCATCGGATAG